AGAGTTTTGGGTTGTATACTTAAATAATAGCAATAAAGTAATTCAACAAACGCAATTAAGCAAAGGAGGAATTACGGGTACTTTGGTAGATGTTAGGCTGTTATTTAAAATGGTCTTACAAGTAGGTGCAGTTGCAATAATTTTGGTTCATAACCATCCTAGTGGCACTTTAAAAGCAAGCCAAGCAGATAAGCAACTTACTGAGAAATTGAAACTTGCAGGACAGAGTCTAGACATTAAAGTATTAGACCACGTAATTGTAACCCAAAAGGCGTATTTTAGCTTTGCCGACAATGGTATCTTATAGTTCGCAATGTTATTAGTCTTCACCAAAAAACAAACGCCAAGAATAGTTTATACATTTAAGCATATCTGTACCCATATGCTTGGAGTAGAGGTAAAGTTTACATCAAAAATAGAAGATTTTATTGGTCATGACGGTCCTAAAATGTCTTACGGAAGACAACCCTTAGGAAATGAATTATTTTTTCAAAACGTACCCTTATTATTTGAACAAGGTTTTAGTGATATAGAGCCTGCAGTACAAGAATGGGGCAGTACAGTCGGGTTTTTTAAGGTAACAGACAAGAGTGCATTGCCGTATGATATTTTTGCAGCATCATTCTATTTATTAAGCCGTTATGAAGAATACTCACCGCATGTAAAGGATAGTGAAGGCCGTTTTCCTGCTACAGAAAGTTTAGCTTATAAATCTAATTTTATTCATCAACCTGTAGTCGATTTTTGGGTCGAACGTTTTAGGTCTGTACTAAAAGAACGCTTTAATACAATAACATTTAAAAATAAATTATTTAAGCTTAGTACAATTGTTGCTGTAGAAGAAGCATACAAATACAAGCGAAAAGGCATAATGAGGTCTGTTGTAGGAGGTTTGAGAGATTTAGTGACTCTTAGGCTAGGCTCAGTTTTTAATAGGTTGAGAACCCTCTTGTTTTTAAAGAAAGATGATTATGATGTGTTTGAGAAGCTAGTAGATTTTTCTAAAAAACATAATGTCAAGTTTAAATATATGTTTCAGCTTAGTGACTTTTCTGCTAAGGATAGAAATGTAAACCACAACAGAAAAAACTTTCATTCCCTTATAAAATCTATGGCAGATTATAATGAGGTCGGATTGTTATCTGGGCATAACTCTACTATCGAAAAATCTGTGCTTAGAAAAGAAAAGAAACGCTTGGAAAATATTATGAATAGGCCACTTAAATCTATGCTTAATGCAAAGTATCCTATGAACTTACCGGAAACTCAAAACCATATTGCAGATTTAGAAATTCCTCATACATTTTCAATGGGATATCCAGAGTATGTTGGTTTTAGAGCAAATACGTGTTCTCCATTCCTGTTTTATGATATAAATTTAGAGCGTGTTACACCAGTAAGGCTTCATCCTTATGTGTTTAATAGTTTATGTGTAAGTCCAGAAAATTTCAAAGAAGTTTCAGAAAAATTGCTACAAGTTAAATCTGCAATTAATAGGCTAGAAGGAGAAATGAACTTGGTGTTTAATAATATAGATTTTTCAACGCAAACGACAGCAAATGCTTATCTTGATTTAATAATTCAACTTAATGAAACTTAAAGATAAAAAGCATATTTTTTTCGATTTAGATCATACCCTTTGGGATTTTGAAAAAAACTCTGCACTTACATTTCAGCATATTTTCAATTCAAATAAAGTAAACCTATCATTTAATGATTTTATAAATGTTTACAGTCCAATTAATTTTGAATATTGGAGATTGTACAGAACCAACCAAGTTTCTAAAGAAGAATTAAGGTATGGTAGATTAAAAAAAACGTTTGATAAATTAGGTTACACTATAAATGACACCCTTATTTATAAATTATCTAATGATTATATAGAGCATCTTTCATCATTTAACCATCTTTTTGAAGGCACGTTTGAACTTTTAAACTATTTAAAACCAAATTATAAATTGCATATAATCACAAATGGTTTTAATGAGGTGCAGCAAAAGAAAATGCATAACAGTAAAATAAACGATTATTTTGATGTGATTGTCACTAGTGAAATGGTAGGTGTAAAGAAGCCAGATCCAAAGATTTTTGAATATGCACTTGAGCAGGCAAACGCTACTGTAAATAATAGTATAATGATTGGTGATAGTTATGAAGCAGATATCTTGGGCGCAAATAACCTAGGTATAACATCTATTTACTATGACGTGCATAACGATAATGTGCCTGATACTCAGATTAAAGTAGACAATCTTTTAAGTATTATAACGTTTCTTTAATTAGGTAAGTTTTATTAAACATATATCTTGTTAAACTATGCTAAGGTCCCGTTACATCATAGTTTTGGTAATGTTATGTCTTTGTTTTAACCTCTCATCTTGTGTAGATGATGTAGATTTTGAACAAGGAGAAGCATTTACATTTTACCAAAACAATACAATCTCTCTAGTCTTTTTTGAGGTAGATGATTTAGATTTTACAAACCCAGTAAACAATGGTTACGTAACAGATGTAACTAGATTAGATTTTCTAGATGATGGCTTTATTCAAGAAAATTTAGTGGCGTTAGAGCTTTATATAGAATACAACAACACCTTTTCCCAAGACTTTAATACCACACTTACGTTTTTGTCTGAAGCAGATGAAGAAAAATATCCAATTAATTTTGTGATAAACGGAAGCCCAGACGGTACTGTAGAGCAAACTATACATATAGAGCAAGTGCCAGTAAATATGTTAGATAGCATAAGGCAATCTATTAAATTACAGGTTGAAATTGAGTTGATAGATAATGGTATGCCAATTCAAGGTGATTTAAGCTTAAGATCTAAAGCAGATTTTACTTTAGAAGTTGGAGGAGAAAGTACTGGCGGATGAAAAAATGTGTAATCCTACTTTGTTTATGTGTATTAAGTAGTTTTTTAACTGCTCAGAATAAGCAATTACTATATGGCGTAGATGGTTTACCGCAAACCTTAATGCTTAATCCAGGAAGTAATATTACTTTTAATAAACATATAGGGATTCCCTTTTTCTCTCAAATTCATGTAAATTTTGGTTCAACAGGCATTAATGCTTTCGATATTTTTGAAGACTCTCAAGTAGTTTCAATAAACCAAAGAATTTTAAACGTATTAAATAGAATTTCAACAAACGATTTTGTTGAGGTTAATCAGCAATTTGAAATACTATCCTTTGGCTGGCAAAACAATAAAAACTATTATTTTTCTGGTGGTCTATATCAAGAGGTAGATGCTATTTCTTACTTGCCTAAAAATTTTGCATTATTGGGTTACCAAGGTAATGCAGGAAGTAATATTGGCAAGCCCTTTTCATTTAACGAAATTAAAGCACAAGGTGAAGCAGTAGCTGTTTGGCATTTTGGGGTCAATAAAAAAGTTTCTAAAGACTTGAGATTGGGCGGTCGTTTTAAGATTTATTCAAGTCTTGTAGATTTTAGGAGCACAGATAATAAAGGAACATTTATTACAGAAGAAACCCCAAACGGTCCTAATTTTTACAAGCACTCATTATTAAATGCAAATGTAAAAATACAAACATCTGGGTATTCAGAATTAGATGATTTACCAGAAGGAAGTACACCAAAAGATGTTTTTGGTGTATTAGCTGGACGTTATTTTTTTGGAGGAAATCTAGGACTTGGCGTAGACTTAGGCTTAACGTATACTCTTAACGATGCGTGGTCTTTATCTGCAAGTGTGCTTGATTTGGGTTTTATTTCTCACACAAAAAATGTAGAGACTTATAGAGCTTCAGGAAGTTATGAACTTGATGGTATAGAGCTAGAGTTTCCTGAAAATAACAATGATCCTGCACCTCCATATTATCAACAACTTAGTGATGCTATTGAAGCTGCAGTACCAATTGATACATTAACAACTAATTATACAACATTAAGACCAGTAAAATTAAATGCAGGACTTAACTATGGCTTTAGCAATACTTATAGAGCTTGTAACTGTTATGCTACAGGAGATGAGCTTTATGATAACAATGTCGGTCTTCAGTTATATGCTGTAAAACGACCAAGAGCTTTTTCTGGAGCTGCTACTCTGTATTATGACAAACGTATTACAAATGGTTTAAGAGGTAAGCTTACCTATACTATAGACGCCTTTTCATACACTAATATAGGAGCTTTAATTGCGGTAACCGGTAAGACGTTTAATTTTTACATAGCTGCAGATAATTTATTGAGTTATAGAAATCTTGCCAAAGCAAACGCCTTATCTTTACAATTAGGTTTTCAATTTATTATAACTAAAAAGTGATGAAATATATCTTAAGCTTTATGTTCGTGTTTCTTAGCATGACATTAATTGCACAAACTTCTATAAATGATTATAAGTATGTAGTGGTTCCTAAATCTTACGAATTCTCACAAGAGCAGGACCAATACCAACTAAATTCGCTTTCAAAGTTTTTATTTGAGAAACACGGTTTTAATACTATCATGGAAGGTGATAATTATCCTACAGATCTTGCTGAAGATAGATGTTTGGCATTGTATGCTAACGCTATAGGTAATTCTGGATTATTTGTAACAAAAGTTAGTATAGAGCTGCTGGATTGTAATGGAGACCTTGTATATATTACAGACGAAGGAACAAGTAAGGATAAGCGTAAGGGACAAGCTTATATAATCTCTACAAGAGAAGCTTTTAAAAGCTTAGAAACCTTAAATTATTCTTATAACGAAGAAAAAACTTCAAACTCTAACAAAGATTCCACACCAAAGTTTACAGTTAAGGAGATTGCAGCTGAGCAAGATATAGATGTAAATGAACCTAAAGCGAATAAAGCAGAAAGTACGATTGCAGAAGAAAAAGTTGAAGTTGTAAAGCCTCTTGGAGTTACCAAATATAAACGAGGAGATTCTATAGTAAGCTTAATAAAGACAGATGGTGGTTTTGAATTAAGAGCTTCAAATTTAAACAACAAAATAATTGCTAGTTTATTAATTAGTGGCCAGGACAATGTGTTTCATTATTTAAAAGATATGAACACTAAGGGTATCGCATATTTTTCAATAAATGGTAACCTAAATATTGAGTATTTAGATTCAGACAATGTTTTGGTATCTCTTAGTTATGAGCTTCAATAGCTATAATGTGAAGACCAGCGTTGTTTTAAGAACTCTTTAATCCCAGACTCTCTTGCATTATTACCAGGCTTAAATAGTACTGTGCCTTTTAATTCCTCAGGTAAAAAATTAGCTTGAACAAAATTACCTTCATAGTCATGTGCATATTTATAGGACTTAGAATAGCCAAGCTCTTTCATAAGTTGTGTGGGCGCATTTCTAAGCTCTAATGGCACCGGTAAGTTTCCAGTTTGCTTTATTAAACTTTGCGCTTTCTTAATAGCCATATAACTCGCATTACTTTTAGCAGAAGTTGCTAAGTAAATAACACATTGACTTAGTATTATGCGGGCTTCAGGATAACCGATAGTAGTAACAGCTTGAAACGTATTATTAGCAATTACCAATGCTGTAGGGTTAGCATTACCTATATCTTCAGATGCTAAAATTATAAGGCGTCTTGCAATAAATTTTACATCTTCGCCGCCTTCAACCATTCTAGCAAGCCAATATACAGCCGCATTAGGATCACTTCCTCTAATAGATTTAATAAAGGCTGAAATTATGTCGTAATGTTGTTCTCCTGTTTTATCATACAGAACAGTATTTTGCTGCACATTTTTTAAAACAAAATCATTTGTGATTACAACTTTTTCTGATGCTGAGGTATTAACTAGAAGTTCAAATATATTAAGTAGCTTTCTAGCATCGCCACCACTAAGTCTTAATAATGCTTCTGTTTCTTTTAGTTCTATGTTCTTTTTAGAAATATAAGGATCTTCAATTATAGCTTTATTAATTAATTGTAATAGATCCTCTTTACTGAAAGGCTTTAAGACATAAACCTGACATCTAGATAATAGTGCAGGTATAACCTCGAAACTAGGGTTTTCTGTAGTTGCTCCTATTAATGTTACCCAACCCTTTTCTACAGCGCCTAAAAGAGAATCTTGTTGAGATTTACTAAATCTATGAATCTCATCTATAAATAATAAAGGGTTCTTACTACTAAACAAGCCATCACTCTTTTTAGCTTTTTCAATAACTTCCCTAACATCTTTTACACCACTATTTATTGCACTTAAGCTATAAAATGGGCGATCACTTTCATTAGCTATAATATTAGCTAATGTTGTCTTTCCGACGCCTGGTGGACCCCAAAAAATTAATGAGGGTAAAACGCCTGCTTTAATTTGTTTAGATAAAGAGCCGTCTTGTCCTACTAAATGCTTTTGGCTAATATAAGAATCTAAAGATTTTGGTCTTAACCGTTCTGCTAAAGGTGTATTCATAAACGCAAAAGTAAGTATTCGTGACATTATTACAGAATGTTTAAATTGGTAATACTTTTGCTAGTGTAACCTTATGAATAGAAACGGCCAACTTACTTTTTCACTATATACAATTCTTGTTCCATTAAGTTTTGTGCTACTAATGTGGGTGGTGTTTTGGTTTGAAATTAGATTTAATTTTAATTTCAATAATTTTGGAGTTCAGCCACAAACATTAAAGGGATTAAGAGGTATAATATTCTCACCATTTATACATAGTGATCTAAGTCACTTATGGCATAACACGTTACCCATTTTAATATTAGGTACAGCATTATTTTATTTTTATAGGTCCAAGGCTATAAAAATTATGATTTTTGGATTACTAATTACGGGACTTATAACTTGGCTAATAGCAAGACCATCTAATCACATTGGTGCTAGTGGTGTTATTTACTTTCTGAGTAGTTTCTTGTTTTTTAAGGGTATTTGGTCTAAACATTACAGATTAATTGCTCTGTCATTAGTTGTAATCTTTATTTACGGAAGTTTAATATGGGGTACTTTACCTAATGCAGTAGCAGAAAATGTTTCTTGGGAAGGTCACTTATCTGGATTATTAACTGGAATTTTTGGAGCTTTAATCTTTAAAGGAGTGTCTTTAAAAAAGGAAAAGTTTATTTGGGAAAAGCCAGATTACAATGAAGAAGAAGATGAGTTTATGTCACATTTTGATGAGTCTGGGAATTTTGTTGAAAAAACAGAAACAGAAGATGAAGACTTAGATATTGAGTACCATTATATAGAAAACAAAAAAGACAGTTAATTACTGTCTTTGTCTTATAGCTTCATAAAGAAATGCACCAGTAGCAACAGATACATTTAGAGATTCAATTTTACCCAATAGTGGTAGTTTAGCTTTGTAATCTACTATCTTTAAAACTGAAGGATTTATACCACGACCTTCACTACCCATTATTAAAGCATGAGAACCTGTTAAAGGTACATCGTATATTGTATTGTCTGTCTTTTCAGTAGCAGCTACAATCTTCACATCACAACTTTGTAAATAATAGATTGCATCTTTAATATGATCTACTTTACATATAGGAATATTAAAAATAGCTCCTGCCGATGTTTTTACTGCATCTGCAGTGATAGGAGCAGAGCCTGTTTTAGAAATTATAATAGCAGAAACACCAGTGCATTCTGCGGTTCTTACAATAGCACCAAAATTACGAGTATCTGATATTTGATCTAACATTAAAAAGATTGGAGACTCAATATCCTTTATTATTCTATTTATAGTTATTTCAAAATCCTGAAATGATATAGGTGCCACTTTAGCTACAGCACCTTGATGGTTCCTTCCTTTACTTAACTTTTCAATTTTAATTTCAGGAACATAAGAACTGCTTATTCTTTTAGATTTTATTAGTGATTCTAACTCCTTAAAAAGATCTCCTTCTAATTCTTTTTGAAGGTATACCTTTTCAATATCCTTACCGGCTTCAATAGCTTCAATAATTGCTCTTAATCCGTATATTTTAGTGTCTTCTGTCATAGGGTATAAAGATAAAAAAAAACACCTCTTAAAAAGAGGTGTTTTAGTATTATAAAAATGAGTGTAATTACTCAGCAGCAACTACGGTACCTTCTGCATCAGCAATAGTATAATTTCCGCCAGCTACGTTTATTGTAGCAGCTAAGAATAAACCATCGTTTAATCCAGCAGGAGCACTAGTTGGGCTATCTGAAGTATATACATTGTACTCTAAAGTTGTAGAGATTACACCTACTTTTCCTAAAGTTAACTTGAAAGGAATAGCAAATGGAGCAAGAGGAGTTTCACCTGGCGCTACATCATATAGATCTACAAATACTTGGTAATCACCATCAGCTAATTCACCAAAAGCATAGTTAACTTCTGGACAAGCTGCAGAACCTGCAACATAACCAACTGGATTAAGGAATAAATCGAAATCTACGTGATCACATAATCCTTCAGTTAAAGATTCTTCTTCATTATCTGCGTTTAAGAAACTGTAAGTAACATCACCTTCCCATTCAAGTAATGCACCAAAACTAGTGTTAGCTGCGTTGTTGATGTTAACAGTAATAGTAGAAGTAGATGGGTTTACAAAACTTTGACCACTTCCTGTACTTCTTAATTCAAAAACAACAGATTCGCTAGCATTAGTATCTAAATCGATAATAGCGCTTACTGGAATCTCGTGAGAAGTTTGTCCAGCAGGAATTACAATATCAAAAGATGGAGTTGCTCCAACACCATCATCTGGTGAGTTGAACGTTCCGTTTCCTGATACGTTATAATCTGCAACAACAGCATCACCACTTACTGGAGTTAGTACTAAATCAATTGGATCTCCAATTGCACGACTAACAGTAAGGTTAATGATTGCAGCATCTCCAGCTTCATCAATTGTGATGCTCTGGTTTACTACATTAACTTCTGGTTTGTTTGGATCTGGATAACTTTGATCGTCATCCATACAACCTACAGCAAAAATAGATAAAGCTGAAAGTAATAATATATTCTTAAATGTATTTTTCATGTTTTATGTTATGTTTTGTTATAGTCTTGTATAAGTTACATCGTGTCTTAATGGACCTGATCCAAAAGTAATGATGTAAGACATGTCAAAGTTTAATGTTTCTAAGTCAACTAATCCATCAGGACCATCTAAGTTAACACCGTAAACTTCGTTACTGTAAAATCCTTGAGCAAGACCTTGGTTAGGTACAAATACTTCACCACAAATAACTTCAAAGTTCATTGATGTATCTGGAGCAATAGTGTTTACACCCCAAAATCCAGTACTTTCAGTAAGGAATTGGTTTGGAGCAATCCACTCAATTACTTCGTTACCATTGTAGCTACCACCATCTTCTCTAGTTAACTGTACAAAATAGTCTGTGAAGTTATTATCCTCCTGAGCTAATTGAGAGTTACAACCAACAAACGTAATTGCAATTCTGCTATTACTAGCTGCAACTACAGCAGGAGCTCCAGTAGAATCTGCAGCAGTAAGATCTAAAACTAATCTTGTTGGCATTGTCTCATTAAGACCACCAGTGTTAATTAATAAATTAAATCTTCCAAAATCACTACCAGCTGGAATTGTTAAAGAACCGCTGTTATCAACAAAGTCAAACTCGACACCTTCTGTTGCAGAAGATAATTCAGTGTTTACAGTGTAAGATACTGTAATGTCCTGTGAAGGATCACTACCATCTTGACCACCGATTACAACTACGTTGTAACCAGCTTCAATAGGTCCTATATCCTCAAAATAACTTTCGTTTGCTACTTGTTGGCTAAATCCAATTGTGTATGGAGTGTTAGCTACTGCTTCTAAAGTCTCATCAGTATCATCTACTAAACAAGATGTAAACATCGTTGAGCAGAACACTGTAAGGGCTAAAAATTTTAAATTTTTCATATTGCTTTTTTTTTAATTAATTCTGTGTTGAATCCCAAAATATATACGTATTAAAAGCATCATCAGTTTCCTGTGCTGGCTTATTAGCAGCATTTGCGATAGATTCAGATGATGGGTATAATAAACGCGTTGGTTTTTTATCACGTTGCGCGTTGATTGCTAAAGGTACTTCTGGGAAGTTAGTTCTATTCATATCTATGAAAGATTCAATAGCATTAATTCCGTTAGTAGCAATCCACTTTTGAGTCATGATAGCTTCAATTTTGTTAGCACTACCATCCCAACCAATTTCATCAACTCCATCACTGTTAGTAATGTATGCTTCTGCTTGAGCTCCTATTCCTAATTGGTCAAAAGAACTTCTGATACCGTCTTGGAATAAACCTTTAGCATCTCCTGCGATATATCCTCTAAATACAGCTTCGGACTGTAAGAAAAAGCTTTCTGCTGCAGAAAATAATACACCATCTTGACTAGCATCAACTAAAAGACCTTCACCAAGTGGAGAAATTTCGTCTGGAACACTAGGATCATTACTATCAACACCTTGTTGTACACCTTGTACTTCACCATCAACCGGAGTATATAACTCGTTAATTCTTGGATCAAGAATACCAGTTAATGTACCATCTAAATATTGCTCAGCATAAAGAGAAGCAACGATAAAACGGTTAGAAGTTGTTTGAGAACCATCTACGTTAAATCCGTAAGTAGCATAGAAAGGATTTTGTCTTCCTGTATCGTTAGCATAACCTGGATTAATTGCAGCTGTAGTTGTGATGAAAGAAGCATCTTGTAATGCTTGGAACTGTGTTGCTAAATAAGAAGCAGTTTCTCCATCAGTTTCAGCTAATGTAGATTGTCTCATTAAGATACGTAACTTAAGAGTATTTGCAAAAGTTACCCAGTTTGTCATATTACCATTGTAAACAACATCTTCAGAACCTACAGGGTTTGTAAGGTCAGTATTATTGTCTATTAATGCTAATGCTTCATCAACTTCTGTAATTAATGCACGGTAAATTTCCATGTCATCATCATAAGTAGGAGTTGGGTTATCACCACCTTGGAAAGCTTCAGTATAAGGAGCATCACCGTAAAGGTCAACAACATATTGCATGTAGTAAGATTTCATAATCTTAGCAATAGCTTTGTGATTTTCGTAGTTTTCGAAATCTGCATCAATCATTGCTTGGAAATTAGCAACGTTTAAGTAGATACCATCCCAGATAAAGTTATAGAAAGTACTTGTAATAATTAATTGGTACTCTTCATTAAAACCACCTGTAAAGGCGTTAATGTTACCAGCCCAGTTGTTCATCATAACATTACCTAAACGGTTCATGTTATTAGATTGAGATGGGAATGAACCTGTCATAGCGCCAGCTAATATTAAGTCTGGTGTTACCTGAGATTCAATAGGATCGTTTAATGGATCATTGATGTCCAAGTAATCTTCACACGATTGGAATGTTCCAACGGCTAAGATTAATGTAAATAAATAAATTATTTTTTTCATGTTATTATGATATATGTTTAAAACTTAATGTTAAGGTTAAGACCGTAAGATCTTGTTACTGGGTATTGGTTGATAGCCGCTAAACCTTGACCGTTACCAGTTGTGTTAGAAGTTTCAGGGTCGTTATAACCTCTGTTTTCTTTTGGTAACACAGTAAATGGATTTCTAGCATTTACACCTACAGTTACAGCAGTAAGTGGTGTTTTAGCTAAATAATCTTGTGGTAAAGTATAAGTTAATGAAAGTTCTCTTACTTTGAAAGCTGTCGCATCTAAAACAAAGTTCTCAGTTACTGTGTAGTAATCGTTAGAGAAGTAGTTTAAGTAGTTAGAATACGTTGTTCCACCTGTAATTACGTTAGTGTTTTCTTCGAATACACCTGGAGAAGTTTCAATAGCAGAGTTAGGGTAGATAAAACCACCACGTCCGTTTTCAGCACTTTCGATTAAGTGACCAGACCAAGATAACCAAGATTTAGCACCTGACCAGAATTGGTGACCAGTTCTGTAATCAAATACACCTGCTAAACGGAAACCTTTATATTCAAAAGAAGTATTTAAACCAATGATATAATCAGGGTTTGAAGTACCTAAGTTAGTAAGGTCTGAAGATACTCTAGGAGTACCAGTAGTAGGATCAATTAACACTCTGCCTTGAGGATCTCTTAAGTAAGATGTTCCTTTAATAGTAGGGAATGTTTCTCCAACAACAGCAAATACACCAACTGGGTTAGCATTGTTTGGGAAAGATTGTAATGCAATCTCATCTGTATCATCACTAATCTTGATAACTTTTGTCTCGTTTGTAGAATAAGAAATTCTAGCATCCCAACGGAAGTTTTCAGTTTTGATAGGTGTAAATCCTAAGTCAATTTCAAAACCTCTTGTTTCAGTCTCACCAATGTTAATTCTCGAAGAACTAATACCAGATGCTGAAGACGTAGATGTATTAGCAATTTGGTTTGTGTTTTTAGAGAAATAGTAAGAACCGTCAAAAGTTAATCTATCTTTAAAGAAACCTAAGTTTAAGTTACCTTCATAAGACGTTACAAATTCAGGCTCTAATAATGGGTCTGTAATAGTTCTATCTTGTCTGAAAGAGTTTAACGTTCCGTAAGGATAGTTAGCAGCTTGTTCGAAAACAGGTACTGTTTCATAAGCTCCAATACTACCGTCGTTACCAACTTTTACAGCACTAACTGCAATCTTAGCGAAGTTTAATACATCACCTTTTAAGCTTGGGAATGCTTTAGTAGGAATGAAAGATATACCAGCACTTGGGTAAAAGAATGAATTGTTCTCTTTATCTAATGTAGATACGTAGTCATTACGACCTGTAACGTTTAAGAATAAGAAATCTTTATATCCAAAATCTAAGTTTGCAAAAAGACCCATACGACGAGATCTTAAGATAGTGTTAGATACTCTTGGTGTTCCAGTAATGTTATCTACATTGTAGAAACCAGGAATTGTTAAGTTATCTCCACCATTTGTAGATTGAGTAAATAAGTTATCCTGTAAGTTCTGACCGATGTTAGCACTAAACGTAATATCATCAGTAATGTTATAATCATTAAAGTTAATGATTAAATCACCGTAGTAGTTTCTCTGTGTATCTGCATAAGTATCAAAGCTAGAGATAGTAGTGTAATCTCCACCACCAATATTAGCAGTATCAACATCACCATTTACGTAGCTTAAACCACTTCTTTGACGAGTTCTGATGTTAGCGTTGTAACCAATACTAATATGATCGTTAAATTGGTAGCTTACGTTAGCAATACCACTAAAGATATCGTATCTGTCTGTTGTTCTTTCGTTATCTCTAATCCAATATGGAGATCTGTAGTAAGATGTCCAGTGTGTAGCGTTATTAGGCTCAGAAAATTCTTGTACTGGAATGTTAGTTGCAGTTTGAAGTAACTCTAAGTAAAGAGTACCTGTTGACTGTGTAGTTTTGCTAGTTAAATAAGTAGCATTACCTTCTAATGTCCAGTTTCCAATTTTCTTACCACCTTTAAAGTTGAATGTGTTTCTTTCTGAAACGTCATCTGCAATTACGAATTCTGTGTCTGTCTTGTTAGCAGATAAGAATACATAACCATCTTCTAAGTTACCAGCACTTAAAGATACAGTGTTTTGGAATGTACGTCCTGTTTGGAAAAATTCACTAATGTTATCACCTAAA
This region of Croceibacter atlanticus HTCC2559 genomic DNA includes:
- a CDS encoding polysaccharide deacetylase family protein codes for the protein MLLVFTKKQTPRIVYTFKHICTHMLGVEVKFTSKIEDFIGHDGPKMSYGRQPLGNELFFQNVPLLFEQGFSDIEPAVQEWGSTVGFFKVTDKSALPYDIFAASFYLLSRYEEYSPHVKDSEGRFPATESLAYKSNFIHQPVVDFWVERFRSVLKERFNTITFKNKLFKLSTIVAVEEAYKYKRKGIMRSVVGGLRDLVTLRLGSVFNRLRTLLFLKKDDYDVFEKLVDFSKKHNVKFKYMFQLSDFSAKDRNVNHNRKNFHSLIKSMADYNEVGLLSGHNSTIEKSVLRKEKKRLENIMNRPLKSMLNAKYPMNLPETQNHIADLEIPHTFSMGYPEYVGFRANTCSPFLFYDINLERVTPVRLHPYVFNSLCVSPENFKEVSEKLLQVKSAINRLEGEMNLVFNNIDFSTQTTANAYLDLIIQLNET
- a CDS encoding YjjG family noncanonical pyrimidine nucleotidase, with protein sequence MKLKDKKHIFFDLDHTLWDFEKNSALTFQHIFNSNKVNLSFNDFINVYSPINFEYWRLYRTNQVSKEELRYGRLKKTFDKLGYTINDTLIYKLSNDYIEHLSSFNHLFEGTFELLNYLKPNYKLHIITNGFNEVQQKKMHNSKINDYFDVIVTSEMVGVKKPDPKIFEYALEQANATVNNSIMIGDSYEADILGANNLGITSIYYDVHNDNVPDTQIKVDNLLSIITFL
- a CDS encoding DUF5723 family protein → MKKCVILLCLCVLSSFLTAQNKQLLYGVDGLPQTLMLNPGSNITFNKHIGIPFFSQIHVNFGSTGINAFDIFEDSQVVSINQRILNVLNRISTNDFVEVNQQFEILSFGWQNNKNYYFSGGLYQEVDAISYLPKNFALLGYQGNAGSNIGKPFSFNEIKAQGEAVAVWHFGVNKKVSKDLRLGGRFKIYSSLVDFRSTDNKGTFITEETPNGPNFYKHSLLNANVKIQTSGYSELDDLPEGSTPKDVFGVLAGRYFFGGNLGLGVDLGLTYTLNDAWSLSASVLDLGFISHTKNVETYRASGSYELDGIELEFPENNNDPAPPYYQQLSDAIEAAVPIDTLTTNYTTLRPVKLNAGLNYGFSNTYRACNCYATGDELYDNNVGLQLYAVKRPRAFSGAATLYYDKRITNGLRGKLTYTIDAFSYTNIGALIAVTGKTFNFYIAADNLLSYRNLAKANALSLQLGFQFIITKK
- a CDS encoding replication-associated recombination protein A, with product MNTPLAERLRPKSLDSYISQKHLVGQDGSLSKQIKAGVLPSLIFWGPPGVGKTTLANIIANESDRPFYSLSAINSGVKDVREVIEKAKKSDGLFSSKNPLLFIDEIHRFSKSQQDSLLGAVEKGWVTLIGATTENPSFEVIPALLSRCQVYVLKPFSKEDLLQLINKAIIEDPYISKKNIELKETEALLRLSGGDARKLLNIFELLVNTSASEKVVITNDFVLKNVQQNTVLYDKTGEQHYDIISAFIKSIRGSDPNAAVYWLARMVEGGEDVKFIARRLIILASEDIGNANPTALVIANNTFQAVTTIGYPEARIILSQCVIYLATSAKSNASYMAIKKAQSLIKQTGNLPVPLELRNAPTQLMKELGYSKSYKYAHDYEGNFVQANFLPEELKGTVLFKPGNNARESGIKEFLKQRWSSHYSY
- a CDS encoding rhomboid family intramembrane serine protease, which gives rise to MNRNGQLTFSLYTILVPLSFVLLMWVVFWFEIRFNFNFNNFGVQPQTLKGLRGIIFSPFIHSDLSHLWHNTLPILILGTALFYFYRSKAIKIMIFGLLITGLITWLIARPSNHIGASGVIYFLSSFLFFKGIWSKHYRLIALSLVVIFIYGSLIWGTLPNAVAENVSWEGHLSGLLTGIFGALIFKGVSLKKEKFIWEKPDYNEEEDEFMSHFDESGNFVEKTETEDEDLDIEYHYIENKKDS
- the rlmB gene encoding 23S rRNA (guanosine(2251)-2'-O)-methyltransferase RlmB; its protein translation is MTEDTKIYGLRAIIEAIEAGKDIEKVYLQKELEGDLFKELESLIKSKRISSSYVPEIKIEKLSKGRNHQGAVAKVAPISFQDFEITINRIIKDIESPIFLMLDQISDTRNFGAIVRTAECTGVSAIIISKTGSAPITADAVKTSAGAIFNIPICKVDHIKDAIYYLQSCDVKIVAATEKTDNTIYDVPLTGSHALIMGSEGRGINPSVLKIVDYKAKLPLLGKIESLNVSVATGAFLYEAIRQRQ